One Alteromonas sp. KC3 DNA segment encodes these proteins:
- a CDS encoding efflux RND transporter permease subunit, with protein sequence MENHNDTQHGIISWFARNSVAANLMMIFIIIMGIVSYLTIQRQMFPNIEINYINVEATYPGASPQEIEESIFIKVEEALKDVTEIKRTVSRARRGGGAVTLEVDTKAELTDVLDKVKLRVDSIATFPAGMEPVNVSQVEFQQQVIEMPLVGDLPLSELKLLAKEVEDELLQLGSISLVQVSAPSDEIAIEIKPDTLRKYGINISDITQAINSYSANISAGQLRTNSGIVSVRVENQYYNGDEFRQIPIKIGNAGAKVTLGDVAYINDGFVEGERYFKYNGMNAIYIAVKATKSQDTIPVAETVKAYIEQKNEKLPQGISLEVLVDMTYYLNARLDMMLSNLMQGSVLVAFMLTLFLRFRLALWVMIGLPVCFLGAMMMMPLFGVSINILSLFAFIMVLGIVVDDAIVIGESAYTEIESKGGGIDNVIRGAKRVATPATFGVLTTIAVFAPFTLSSGPEGAFFYNISVVVILCLAFSLIESKLILPAHLAHTRFSPVKPTSWRSRFNKNFFKFVNGPYKRTVERAIEWRWAVLMMFIALLMLSFGLINANYVRMVPNPKVPHDFPSVRIEMNENVSDEATITALKIVEQTILKVEQDIVDEFGTGMIRDRLAFNDERTEGRILAPLVNEEDRPIDTFELARRWREAIPEISGMKSFTVIDDVNGNGDDGEFGYLLFGPDIDTLNAAGLKFIEMLQQQDGLFDVSSTIDPPSKEVQMTLLPVAYDLGLTLSNIASQVGAGFYGGEAQRVIRNGEEVRVMVRYPELTRERFADLKYTLIKTPQGEEVMLGDVVALEEKPGISYIRREGGYRSVYIWGNIDEEKVEPNEVVTEIREKLLPQLKESFPSVMTELGGDIEEQQAQQNEQFLFFVAAMIMVYILLAVPLKSYGQPLIIMSVIPFSLTGAIWGHYFLGLDLSMMSTFGLIAAAGVVINDSLVMTDFVNQRRAQGYSVREAVVEAGTARFRAITLTSITTFAGVLPILFETSLQAAFVIPMAAALGFAVLYATLVTLILVPCLYLILLDLAGPFSFVKSKLTSRKKAPYNDSASDPMGAPQTQSGID encoded by the coding sequence ATGGAAAACCACAACGACACTCAACACGGCATTATCTCTTGGTTTGCGCGCAACTCAGTTGCCGCAAACTTAATGATGATTTTTATCATCATTATGGGCATTGTAAGCTACCTCACCATTCAACGTCAGATGTTTCCCAACATCGAAATCAACTATATTAACGTTGAAGCTACTTACCCAGGCGCTTCGCCTCAAGAAATTGAAGAAAGTATCTTCATTAAGGTAGAAGAAGCACTGAAAGACGTTACTGAGATAAAACGTACAGTATCGCGCGCTAGACGTGGCGGCGGTGCGGTTACACTTGAAGTTGACACCAAAGCTGAACTTACTGACGTATTGGATAAGGTAAAACTTCGCGTTGACAGTATCGCAACCTTCCCAGCGGGTATGGAGCCAGTTAACGTTTCACAAGTTGAGTTTCAGCAACAAGTGATTGAAATGCCATTGGTGGGCGACCTTCCCCTTTCTGAACTCAAATTATTGGCAAAAGAAGTTGAGGATGAACTGCTACAGCTTGGCTCTATCTCACTGGTACAAGTGTCGGCACCAAGCGATGAAATAGCGATAGAAATTAAACCCGATACGTTGCGTAAATACGGCATCAATATTTCTGATATTACCCAAGCGATTAACAGCTATTCTGCGAATATCTCTGCCGGCCAACTACGCACTAATTCAGGTATTGTTTCTGTTCGAGTTGAAAACCAGTATTACAACGGTGACGAGTTCAGACAAATCCCTATCAAAATAGGCAATGCTGGCGCTAAAGTAACCCTTGGTGATGTTGCGTACATTAACGATGGGTTTGTAGAAGGCGAGCGGTATTTCAAATACAACGGCATGAACGCGATTTACATCGCAGTAAAAGCGACAAAATCGCAAGACACCATTCCGGTAGCGGAAACAGTAAAAGCCTACATCGAGCAGAAAAATGAAAAGCTACCACAAGGCATTAGCTTAGAAGTATTGGTTGATATGACCTATTACCTCAATGCGCGTTTAGACATGATGCTGTCTAACCTTATGCAGGGTTCTGTGCTCGTTGCCTTCATGCTAACGCTTTTCTTGCGCTTTAGGCTTGCGTTGTGGGTAATGATTGGCTTACCCGTATGCTTTTTAGGCGCAATGATGATGATGCCGTTATTTGGTGTGAGTATTAACATTCTGTCGCTGTTCGCATTTATCATGGTATTAGGTATTGTGGTAGATGATGCCATTGTTATAGGGGAAAGCGCCTACACTGAAATTGAGAGTAAGGGCGGCGGTATTGATAATGTTATTCGCGGAGCGAAACGGGTTGCTACACCTGCAACGTTTGGCGTATTGACCACTATCGCAGTATTTGCGCCATTTACTTTAAGCAGCGGCCCTGAAGGTGCCTTCTTCTACAACATTTCTGTGGTTGTTATTTTGTGCTTGGCGTTCAGTTTGATTGAGTCGAAGCTTATTTTGCCTGCGCATTTGGCGCATACGCGCTTTTCACCAGTTAAACCGACCAGTTGGCGTTCGCGTTTTAACAAGAACTTTTTTAAGTTCGTAAACGGCCCATACAAGCGTACCGTTGAGCGAGCAATTGAATGGCGCTGGGCAGTACTAATGATGTTTATTGCACTGCTTATGCTAAGTTTTGGTCTTATCAATGCTAACTATGTGCGTATGGTGCCCAACCCTAAAGTGCCACACGATTTCCCAAGTGTTCGTATTGAAATGAACGAAAACGTGTCAGATGAAGCAACCATTACTGCGCTTAAAATTGTTGAGCAGACTATCTTGAAAGTAGAGCAAGATATTGTCGACGAATTTGGTACAGGCATGATCCGCGACCGACTTGCATTTAACGATGAGCGCACTGAAGGCCGTATTTTAGCGCCGCTAGTGAATGAAGAAGACCGTCCTATCGACACCTTCGAACTCGCTCGTCGTTGGCGTGAAGCTATTCCTGAAATTTCAGGGATGAAATCGTTTACGGTTATTGATGATGTAAACGGCAATGGCGATGACGGTGAATTTGGTTACCTGTTGTTTGGTCCAGATATTGATACGCTTAACGCAGCAGGCCTTAAATTTATTGAAATGCTGCAGCAGCAAGACGGATTATTTGACGTAAGTTCAACCATTGACCCACCAAGCAAAGAAGTGCAAATGACTTTGCTTCCAGTGGCGTATGACTTGGGCCTTACGCTTTCAAATATTGCGTCACAAGTGGGTGCGGGTTTCTATGGTGGTGAAGCGCAGCGCGTCATCCGAAACGGTGAAGAAGTGCGCGTAATGGTACGCTACCCTGAACTTACCCGTGAACGTTTTGCAGACCTTAAATACACACTGATTAAAACGCCGCAAGGCGAAGAAGTCATGCTGGGTGATGTCGTGGCGCTTGAAGAAAAGCCAGGTATTAGCTATATCCGCCGAGAAGGTGGTTATCGCAGCGTTTACATTTGGGGCAACATTGACGAAGAAAAGGTTGAGCCAAACGAAGTCGTAACTGAAATTAGAGAAAAGCTATTACCTCAGCTTAAGGAGTCGTTCCCTTCTGTCATGACAGAACTCGGTGGCGATATTGAAGAGCAGCAGGCGCAACAAAACGAGCAATTCCTGTTTTTTGTTGCTGCAATGATAATGGTATACATCCTTCTAGCTGTACCACTAAAAAGCTATGGACAGCCACTGATAATCATGTCGGTTATTCCATTTAGCCTAACGGGTGCTATCTGGGGGCACTACTTCCTAGGATTAGACTTATCAATGATGTCGACATTCGGGCTCATAGCTGCGGCTGGTGTTGTGATTAACGACTCACTGGTTATGACGGACTTTGTGAACCAGCGCCGTGCACAAGGCTATAGCGTTAGAGAGGCAGTGGTTGAAGCAGGCACAGCACGCTTTAGGGCCATTACCCTAACGTCTATTACAACGTTTGCGGGTGTATTACCCATCTTGTTTGAAACGAGCCTACAAGCCGCGTTTGTTATACCAATGGCGGCTGCACTTGGTTTTGCAGTACTTTATGCTACCTTGGTGACTTTGATACTAGTACCGTGCTTGTACCTTATTTTGCTTGATTTAGCGGGGCCATTCTCGTTTGTCAAAAGCAAACTAACGTCACGTAAAAAAGCGCCTTACAACGATAGTGCAAGCGACCCAATGGGTGCGCCACAAACCCAGTCAGGCATAGATTAA
- a CDS encoding efflux RND transporter periplasmic adaptor subunit: MKWMRIALPVGVFIAGYLGMKGIEASASDSAIKEEVDTRPTVTIESLSPEDVRVRLTSYGEITPLETTNLAAQVSGEVESWNPKFVSGGLVRRGETLFSIEQDAYEAALLLAEANLASAKAQLIQEEAQADVAAREAKTMPDARVTDLYLRKPQVMSAQAGVKSAEAQLKIAKRDLDNCKVKAPYDALIVSRNISTGDYVTQGSPVAVLNNIEYAEITFPVAGFDRLFLADNTIGSDIAIEVDDVQGATVKGTIHRDTGVIDNNTRMSYFVARIEDPYAINTTKPIVKFGSYSTISFEGKTLSDVYRVPQELVTNRKLWTLDEDNKLTSHKVKVIREENGDFLIQGEFNASKVVMTLPEYPQNGMAVKVIENSSDLVTAQTN, from the coding sequence ATGAAATGGATGAGAATTGCACTGCCAGTCGGTGTCTTTATTGCTGGTTACCTGGGGATGAAAGGTATAGAGGCCTCTGCGTCAGACTCTGCAATTAAAGAGGAAGTAGACACTCGCCCAACCGTTACCATTGAATCGCTTTCTCCAGAGGATGTGCGCGTAAGGTTAACTTCATATGGTGAAATTACGCCCCTAGAAACCACTAATTTGGCTGCCCAAGTATCGGGCGAAGTTGAAAGCTGGAACCCTAAATTTGTATCAGGCGGCTTGGTGCGCCGCGGTGAAACTCTTTTCTCAATCGAGCAAGATGCCTACGAGGCGGCTTTGCTATTGGCAGAAGCTAATTTGGCTAGTGCCAAAGCGCAACTCATTCAAGAGGAAGCGCAGGCTGATGTAGCAGCGAGAGAAGCGAAAACCATGCCTGATGCTCGTGTAACCGACCTGTACCTACGTAAACCGCAAGTAATGAGTGCGCAAGCGGGTGTTAAATCGGCTGAAGCGCAACTAAAAATTGCCAAGCGAGATCTTGATAATTGTAAAGTTAAAGCCCCTTACGACGCACTGATAGTGTCGCGTAATATAAGTACGGGTGACTATGTAACCCAAGGCAGCCCTGTTGCAGTGCTCAACAACATTGAGTACGCCGAAATTACCTTCCCTGTTGCCGGATTTGACAGACTGTTTCTTGCCGACAATACAATAGGTAGCGATATCGCTATTGAAGTCGATGACGTACAAGGCGCAACGGTTAAAGGCACTATTCATCGTGATACGGGTGTTATCGATAACAATACTCGCATGAGCTATTTTGTGGCGCGTATTGAAGATCCATACGCCATCAACACAACCAAACCCATTGTTAAGTTTGGTTCATACAGCACAATTTCATTTGAAGGTAAAACCCTGAGTGACGTTTATCGCGTGCCTCAAGAGCTTGTGACCAATCGCAAACTATGGACCCTCGATGAGGACAACAAATTGACCTCCCACAAGGTTAAAGTAATTCGTGAAGAAAACGGTGACTTTTTAATTCAAGGTGAGTTTAACGCTAGTAAGGTGGTGATGACGCTGCCTGAATACCCACAAAACGGTATGGCGGTAAAAGTTATTGAGAATTCGTCTGACCTTGTGACAGCACAAACAAACTAA
- a CDS encoding GGDEF domain-containing protein, producing the protein MLSRIKQYVYSGVSHRYRDETNRRIVVVNLFAAVGMSITFLLGMRALFAQELSLAITLLIASTIFAVSQQLQVRFKSAKARTASITLLISCLMVLTLLLLITGGKDNTGPLWIYLVPPVTMFFAGFKRGLLALLAYTVVSAVILFALSDVLLLTSYTYAFKSRLLYSFLTVSFLSAFYEYSRQKSYDTALHLKEQFERQANHDHLTKLLNRRGAQQCLEREYARLQRNKTSFSIAIADIDRFKSINDTLGHEQGDEVLKQISNLFTSRIRGQDILARWGGEEFMFIFPETNEAEALKALELIRKKLNTTPLRINDVEMHVSSSFGVCEVNLTNTVAFAIKQADKALYHAKDTGRNKVSAFSSLENQS; encoded by the coding sequence ATGCTAAGTCGCATCAAGCAATACGTTTACAGTGGTGTAAGTCACCGTTATAGAGATGAAACTAACCGGCGAATAGTCGTTGTAAACTTATTCGCTGCCGTTGGCATGTCTATTACCTTTTTATTAGGTATGCGTGCCCTGTTTGCTCAAGAACTGTCATTGGCAATTACGTTACTTATCGCCAGTACGATTTTTGCCGTTTCGCAACAATTACAAGTTCGTTTTAAGTCGGCCAAAGCACGAACAGCTTCTATCACACTGTTAATTTCGTGCTTGATGGTACTAACTCTTTTGCTCCTTATTACAGGCGGAAAAGACAATACAGGGCCGTTGTGGATATACCTGGTGCCACCTGTAACAATGTTTTTTGCAGGTTTCAAAAGAGGGTTGTTAGCGCTATTGGCCTATACGGTAGTAAGCGCCGTAATACTTTTCGCTTTGAGCGATGTTTTACTACTAACCAGTTATACCTATGCATTTAAGTCACGACTGCTCTATTCATTTTTAACGGTTTCGTTTCTTTCTGCCTTTTATGAATACAGTCGACAAAAAAGCTACGACACGGCGCTTCATTTGAAAGAACAATTCGAGCGCCAGGCGAATCACGATCATCTCACAAAGCTACTCAATAGACGCGGTGCCCAGCAGTGTCTTGAAAGGGAGTACGCCCGGCTGCAGCGCAATAAAACGTCTTTCTCTATTGCTATCGCTGATATTGACCGCTTTAAAAGCATTAATGATACGTTAGGTCATGAACAGGGCGACGAAGTATTGAAACAAATTTCAAACTTATTTACTTCTCGCATTCGCGGGCAAGACATACTGGCACGCTGGGGCGGTGAAGAATTTATGTTTATTTTTCCCGAGACCAATGAAGCTGAGGCACTCAAGGCACTTGAGCTTATTAGAAAGAAATTAAACACTACACCACTGCGAATCAATGACGTTGAAATGCACGTAAGTAGTAGCTTTGGTGTGTGTGAAGTTAATCTTACAAATACCGTCGCCTTCGCCATCAAACAAGCGGATAAAGCCCTCTATCACGCTAAGGATACGGGCAGAAACAAAGTAAGCGCTTTCTCTTCACTGGAAAACCAGTCTTAG
- a CDS encoding PqiC family protein, giving the protein MILKRITVPRFKGAKFNKWGLLCITIFSLMACSGTPSSLTYYLLHSPSSGAMSETYPTTAKLVIIDRITLPEYLKHRGLVYQTSDTNLHISTKHLWAEPVEEGLTKSLKQALATRNVKLLRADHYDGKAAIHISLHVTDFVSTHKGEVTFTGDYVITSSLDELTHFTFDLRTDLENDGFSASIDAMRHAIDKLAETIAIEVGKID; this is encoded by the coding sequence ATGATACTCAAGCGAATTACAGTACCCCGCTTTAAGGGCGCTAAATTTAATAAATGGGGCCTGTTGTGCATCACTATTTTCAGTTTGATGGCGTGTAGCGGCACGCCCAGTTCATTAACCTACTACCTATTACACTCACCGTCTTCAGGCGCAATGAGTGAAACGTACCCAACGACTGCCAAATTAGTGATCATTGACAGAATCACATTGCCTGAATATTTGAAGCACCGTGGTTTGGTTTATCAAACCAGTGACACCAATTTGCATATTTCGACCAAACATTTATGGGCAGAGCCCGTTGAAGAAGGTTTGACTAAGTCGCTAAAACAAGCGCTAGCAACCCGCAATGTTAAACTTCTACGCGCCGACCACTACGACGGTAAGGCTGCCATACACATTTCGCTGCATGTAACCGATTTTGTTAGCACCCATAAGGGTGAGGTCACCTTCACTGGCGACTATGTTATTACGTCGTCACTGGATGAATTAACGCATTTCACGTTTGATCTACGCACTGATTTAGAAAATGATGGCTTTTCAGCAAGTATTGATGCCATGAGACATGCCATTGATAAGTTGGCTGAAACAATCGCAATCGAAGTAGGTAAAATTGACTAG